Within Enterobacter sp. RHBSTW-00175, the genomic segment GCTTCTGGCGCGATTTCATCATCGCCTTCTGCTGCGCTACCGTCGATAGAGTCGAGCTCTTCGTCATCCACTGGCTCTGCCACACGTTGCAGACCCACGACGTTTTCATCTTCCGCAGTACGGATGAGGATAACGCCCTGGGTGTTACGGCCAACCACGCTGATCTCGGAAACACGTGTACGCACCAGCGTACCGGCATCGGTAATCATCATGATCTGGTCGGTATCATCTACCTGAACCGCGCCCACAACGGAACCGTTGCGCTCAGTCACTTTGATAGAAATAACGCCCTGCGTGCCACGGGACTTGGTCGGATATTCAGTTTCCGCCGTACGTTTACCATAGCCGTTCTGCGTCACGGTCAGGATTGCACCTTCACCGCGCGGAACGATCAGGGAAACAACGGAGTCTTCGCCCGCCAGTTTGATCCCACGAACGCCGGTCGCCGTACGACCCATCGCACGTACCGCGTTCTCTTTAAAGCGCACCACTTTACCGGCGGCGGAGAACAGCATCACTTCATCAGAACCGGAGGTCAGATCCACGCCAATCAGTTCATCGCCTTCGTTCAGATTCACCGCGATAATACCGGCAGAACGTGGACGGCTGAACTCGGTCAGTGCGGTTTTCTTCACGGTACCGCTTGCCGTCGCCATAAAGACGTTCACGCCTTCCGCATACTCACGTACTGGCAGGATAGCGGTGATACGCTCGTTCGCTTCCAGCGGCAGCAGGTTGACTATCGGACGACCACGCGCGCCACGGCTCGCTTCTGGCAACTGATACACTTTCATCCAGTACAGACGACCACGGCTGGAGAAGCAGAGGATCGTGTCATGGGTGTTGGCCACCAGCAGTCGGTCGATAAAGTCTTCTTCTTTAATGCGTGCCGCAGATTTACCTTTACCACCACGACGCTGTGCTTCGTAGTCGGTCAACGGCTGATACTTCACATAACCCTGGTGAGACAGGGTAACAACAACATCTTCCTGGTTGATCAGGTCTTCGATGTTGATGTCCGCAGTATTCGCGGTGATTTCGGTGCGACGCTCATCGCCGAACTGATCGCGGACCAGCTCCAGCTCTTCACGGATCACTTCCATCAGGCGATCTGCGCTACCCAGGATATGCAGCAGCTCAGCAATCTGCTCCAGCAGCTCTTTGTACTCGTCGAGCAGTTTTTCATGCTCAAGGCCGGTCAGTTTCTGCAAACGCAGATCCAGAATGGCCTGGGCCTGCTGTTCAGTCAGGTAATACTGACCATCACGCACGCCAAACTCTGGCTCCAGCCACTCAGGACGCGCAGCGTCATCGCCCGCACGTTCAAGCATTGCCGATACATTACCCAGCTCCCACGGACGCGCAATCAGAGAGGCTTTCGCTTCAGCTGGCGTCGGCGCACGACGGATCAACTCGATGATCGGATCGATGTTAGCCAGAGCAACGGCCAGCGCTTCAAGGATGTGCGCACGATCGCGTGCTTTACGCAGTTCGAAAATAGTACGGCGAGTCACCACTTCACGGCGGTGACGCACGAACGCGCTCAGGATCTCTTTCAGGTTCATGATCTTCGGCTGACCATGGTGCAGTGCGACCATGTTGATACCGAAGGAGACCTGAAGCTGAGTCTGGGAATACAGGTTGTTCAGAACAACCTCCCCCACCGCGTCGCGTTTGATTTCAATCACGATGCGCATCCCGTCTTTGTCAGACTCGTCACGCAGCGCGCTGATACCTTCAACACGTTTTTCTTTTACCAGCTCGGCGATTTTCTCAATCAGACGAGCCTTGTTCACCTGATACGGGATCTCGTGAACAATAATGGTTTCACGGCCGGTTTTGGCGTCGGCTTCTACTTCGGCGCGGGCACGGATGTAGATCTTGCCGCGACCGGTGCGATACGCTTCTTCGATACCACGACGACCGTTGATGATCGCCGCCGTCGGGAAGTCCGGCCCCGGAATGTGTTCCATCAGCCCTTCAATGCTGATCTCTTCATCGTCGATAAAGGCCAGGCAGCCGTTGATCACTTCCGTGATGTTATGCGGTGGGATGTTGGTTGCCATCCCGACTGCGATACCGGACGAACCGTTAACCAACAGGTTCGGGATCTTGGTTGGCATGACGTCTGGGATGCGTTCGGTGCCGTCGTAGTTATCGACGAAATCAACGGTCTCTTTTTCCAGGTCGGCCATCAGCTCATGGGCGATTTTCGACATACGGATTTCCGTATAACGCATCGCCGCGGCGGAGTCGCCGTCGACCGAACCAAAGTTACCCTGTCCATCTACCAGCATGTAACGCAGGGAGAATGGCTGCGCCATACGGACGATCGTGTCATAAACGGCAATATCACCATGCGGGTGATATTTACCGATAACGTCACCCACGACACGGGCAGATTTTTTGTAGGCTTTATTCCAGTCATTGCCCAATACGTTCATGGCGTATAGTACGCGACGGTGTACCGGCTTAAGGCCATCGCGGACGTCCGGCAGCGCACGGCCAACAATGACCGACATCGCATAGTCCAGATAGGAGCTCTTCAGCTCTTCCTCGATGTTAACCGGTGTAATTTCTCTCGCAAGGTCGCTCATCTAACCGCTATCCCTCTACTGTATCCCGGATTCAAAGGTCGCAAATTATAACACACCCACAGGGTTATAAACCAATTTGGTTTATTATCCTGATATACTGCCCCGTCTTTAAATTACGGAGTAAAAGCGTCCATGAATGCCGAAAAATCCCCGGTGGCTCACAACGTTGACCATGAAGAGATTGCCAAATTCGAAGCGGTGGCGTCCCGCTGGTGGGATCTCGAAGGTGAGTTTAAACCTCTGCACCGTATTAACCCGCTGCGTCTGGGCTATATCGCGGAGCGTTCCGGCGGTCTGTTCGGGAAAAAAGTGCTCGATGTTGGTTGTGGCGGCGGCATCCTGGCGGAAAGCATGGCACGCGAAGGGGCAACAGTTACCGGCCTGGACATGGGATTTGAACCTTTGCAGGTTGCGCGCTTGCACGCGCTGGAGTCCGGTGTGCAGGTCGAGTATGTGCAAGAAACTGTCGAGGAACATGCAGCGAAGCACGCCCATCAGTACGATGTGGTGACCTGCATGGAGATGCTCGAACACGTACCCGACCCACAGTCGGTGGTGAATGCCTGTGCAAAACTGGTTAAACCCGGCGGCCAGGTGTTTTTCTCCACCATTAACCGTAACGGTAAAGCCTGGCTGATGGCCGTGGTCGGTGCAGAATATGTCCTGCGCATGGTGCCGAAAGGGACACATGATGTGAAGAAATTCATCAAGCCTGCTGAATTACTGAGCTGGGTGGATCACACATGGCTCAAAGAGCAGCACATCACGGGTCTGCATTACAATCCATTAACAGACAAATTCAAGCTCGCCCCGGGTGTTGATGTTAACTATATGTTGCATACAACAGCCAAAAATGACTAACGTCATCAAATAATCTTATAAAGATTGCGCGACATCATGTTGCGCAATTTTGACCTCCCGTTGAAGAAATCAGCACTCGATCAAATTTTGAATTTTTTTTCTAAATTATTGACATGTCTTCCAGGCCTTACGGTACGAGGACTTAGGCTTTTTTACCCTTTCACAACCTCAATTTAACGTCAAAATCAACCCTTGTGCTGAAATGATTCGATACTAGAATACTCACCATATAGCGTTTATCTTATCGCAAACCCCCTATATGTAGTATTTATCCACAGAGTTAGTCACAAGGCTGCCCTGTGGATAAACGGGGGATATTTTTTTATTTCACGGACAGGTAAAAACCCACATGAATCAGAGTCTGCTGGTGACAAAACGCGACGGTACTACCGAGCGTATCAATCTGGACAAAATCCATCGAGTTCTCGACTGGGCAGCAGAAGGACTGAACAACGTATCTATTTCCCAGGTTGAACTGCGTTCCCATATCCAGTTCTACGACGGCATCAAAACGTCTGATATTCACGAAACCATCATCAAAGCAGCGGCAGATCTGATCTCCCGCGAAGCACCGGATTATCAGTACCTGGCTGCACGCCTGGCCATTTTCCACCTGCGTAAAAAAGCCTACGGCCAGTTTGAGCCGCCAGCGCTGTTTGACCACGTCGTGAAAATGGTTGAGTTAGGAAAATACGACACGCATCTGCTGGAAGACTACACGGAAGAAGAGTTCGAGCAGATGAACGGGTTTATCGATCACTGGCGCGATATGAACTTCTCCTACGCGGCAGTGAAACAGCTTGAAGGCAAATACCTGGTTCAGAACCGTGTAACCGGCGAAATCTACGAGAGCGCCCAGTTCCTCTATATTCTGGTTGCTGCCTGCCTGTTCTCTAACTATCCGCGTGATACCCGTCTGGAATACGTGAAGCGTTTCTACGATGCGGTGTCGACGTTCAAGATTTCTCTGCCAACGCCAATCATGTCTGGCGTGCGCACCCCTACCCGTCAGTTCAGCTCCTGCGTACTGATCGAGTGTGGCGACAGCCTGGATTCCATCAACGCCACCTCCAGCGCCATTGTGAAATACGTCTCCCAGCGTGCCGGTATCGGTATCAACGCCGGTCGTATTCGTGCCCTGGGTAGCCCAATTCGCGGCGGCGAAGCGTTCCACACCGGCTGTATCCCGTTCTATAAGCACTTCCAGACGGCAGTGAAATCCTGCTCTCAGGGCGGCGTGCGTGGTGGTGCAGCAACCCTGTTCTACCCAATGTGGCATCTGGAAGTTGAAAGCCTGCTGGTACTGAAAAACAACCGTGGTGTTGAAGGCAACCGCGTGCGCCACATGGACTACGGCGTGCAGATCAACAAACTGATGTACACCCGTCTGCTGAAAGGTGAAGAGATCACCCTGTTCAGCCCGTCCGACGTCCCGGGCCTGTACGATGCCTTCTTCGCCGATCAGGATGAGTTTGAGCGTCTGTACACCAAATACGAAAAAGACGACAGCATCCGTAAGCAACGCGTGAAAGCGGTAGACCTGTTCTCTCTGATGATGCAGGAACGTGCCTCTACTGGCCGTATCTACATTCAGAACGTTGACCACTGCAACACTCACAGCCCGTTCGACCCGGCTGTTGCGCCAGTGCGCCAGTCTAACCTGTGCCTGGAAATCGCCCTGCCAACCAAACCGCTGGACGATGTAAACGACGAAAACGGTGAAATTGCGCTGTGTACGCTGTCTGCTTTCAACCTGGGTGCCATTAAGAGCCTGGACGAGCTGGAAGAGCTGGCTGTGCTGGCTGTACGCGCACTCGATGCCCTGCTGGATTACCAGGATTACCCAATCCCGGCGGCAAAACGTGGCGCAATGGGTCGTCGTACCCTGGGTATTGGCGTGATCAACTTCGCCTACTGGCTGGCGAAAAACGGCAAGCGTTACTCTGACGGCAGCGCCAACAACCTGACCCACCAGACGTTTGAAGCAATTCAGTATTACCTGATGAAAGCGTCCAACGAGCTGGCGAAAGAGCAAGGTGCGTGTCCGTGGTTTAACGAAACCACTTACGCGAAAGGCATTCTGCCAATCGACACCTATAAGAAAGACCTGGATGCGATCGTCAGCGAACCGCTGCACCTCGACTGGGAAGGTTTGCGCGAGTCCATCAAAACGCACGGCCTGCGTAACTCTACGCTCTCTGCCCTGATGCCGTCCGAGACCTCTTCGCAGATCTCTAACGCCACCAACGGTATTGAGCCACCACGCGGCCATGTGAGCATCAAAGCATCGAAAGACGGCGTTCTGCGTCAGGTAGTGCCAGATTACGAAACGCTGGGCAACAACTACGAGCTGCTGTGGGAAATGCCAAACAACGACGGTTACCTGCAGCTGGTGGGTATCATGCAGAAGTTTATCGACCAGTCGATCTCTGCGAATACCAACTATGACCCAACGCGCTTCCCGTCTGGCAAGGTTCCGATGCAGCAACTGCTGAAAGACCTGCTCACTGCCTATAAATTTGGCGTGAAAACCCTGTACTATCACAACACCCGTGATGGTGCTGAAGACGCCCAGGACGACATGGTACCGTCAATTCAGGACGATGGCTGCGAAAGCGGCGCATGTAAGATCTAATGAAGGGCGGGGATATCCCCGCCTTTATTTCGTAAGACAGGACTCCAATTCATGGCATATACCACCTTTTCACAGACGAAAAACGACCAGCTCAAAGAGCCGATGTTCTTCGGCCAGCCGGTCAACGTGGCACGCTACGATCAGCAAAAATATGACATCTTCGAAAAGCTGATCGAAAAGCAACTCTCCTTCTTCTGGCGCCCGGAAGAAGTTGACGTTTCCCGCGATCGTATTGATTTCCAGGCTCTGCCGGATCACGAAAAGCATATCTTCCTCAGCAACCTGAAGTACCAGACGCTGCTGGACTCTATTCAGGGTCGTAGCCCGAACGTAGCGCTGCTGCCGCTGATCTCGATTCCAGAGCTGGAAACCTGGGTTGAAACCTGGGCGTTCTCAGAGACGATCCACTCCCGCTCTTACACCCATATCATCCGCAATATCGTTAACGATCCGGCGGTGGTGTTTGACGATATCGTCACCAACGAGCAGATCCAGAAACGTGCGGAAGGTATTGCGCACTACTACGATGAGCTTATCGAGATGACCAGCTACTGGCATCTGCTGGGCGAAGGCACGCACAACGTGAATGGCAAAACCATTACCGTGAACCTGCGCGCACTGAAAAAGCAACTGTACCTGTGCCTGATGAGCGTAAACGCGCTGGAAGCCATTCGCTTTTACGTAAGCTTCGCCTGCTCCTTCGCTTTCGCTGAGCGCAAGCTGATGGAAGGTAACGCTAAAATCATTCGTCTGATCGCCCGTGACGAAGCCCTGCACCTGACCGGCACTCAGCATATGCTGAACCTGCTGCGCAGCGGCGCGGACGACCCGGAAATGGCAGAAATCGCCGAAGAGTGCAAACAGGAGTGCTACGACCTGTTTGTACTGGCTGCACAGCAAGAGAAAGAGTGGGCAGATTACCTGTTCCGCGATGGCTCCATGATCGGCCTGAACAAAGACATTCTGTGCCAGTATGTTGAGTACATTACCAACATCCGTATGCAGGCTGTTGGCCTTGATCTGCCGTTCCAGACCCGCTCCAACCCGATCCCATGGATCAACACCTGGCTGGTATCCGATAACGTGCAGGTTGCGCCGCAGGAAGTGGAAGTGAGTTCTTATCTTGTCGGTCAGATTGACGCTGAAGTGGATACTGACGACCTGAGCAACTTCCAGCTCTGATGACACGCGTAACGCTCAGTCTTTCTGGTACAGAAGTGCTGTGCCAGGAAGAGCACCCTTCTCTGCTGGTGGCGCTTGAAGCGCATCAGGTTGAGGTAGAGTACCAGTGTCGTGCCGGGTATTGCGGCTCCTGCCGCTGCCGCCTGGTCGCAGGCCAGGTCGACTGGCTGACCGAACCGCTGGCCTTTATCAACGAAGGGGAAATTTTGCCCTGCTGCTGCCGGGCAAAAGGCGATATCGAAATCGAGATGTAAAAAAAGGGCCTTACGGCCCTTTTTCTATTTTAAGAACGTTACTGCTTTATCCGGGAAATCCGTAAACAACCCGTCCACACCCGCCTGGTTATACAACACGTCGTAAAGCTGGTTTACGTCCGTCGCATACTCTGGCAACTGGTCTGCACGCACCGTATACGGATGCACCTGCATTTTGCTGGCGTGTGCTTCTTTCACCATCGCCGTCAGCTTCACGTGGCCCGGCGTTGAACCTTCAGCCACCAGCATATGGTAATCCGGCCCGATGCCGTCGGCGTACTGCGCAATCTGCTTCATCGCGCCAGGCTTAAACATCCAGTCGTAGTTGTAGTTCACCCACTTCCCGTCTGGCTGTTTCTCCTGGGTTTCATTCCAGTCGGTATACGCAATCAGCTGCACCAGATTGAGGTTCATCCCCATTTTTGGCTCCAGCTCGGTTTTAATGCGCTTCAGTTCAGCGGCATCAAAACATTGCAGATAGACTTTGTCCTGTTTGCTGGTGTAGCCGTACTTCTTCAGTACCTCCAGCGTTCTGGCAGCAATGTCCTTGCCTTCCTGATGATGGAACCACGGCGCTTTTATTTCCGGGTAGATGCCAATGTTTTTGCCCGTCGAGTGGTTCAGCCCCTGAACAAACTCTATCTCCTCTTCGAAGGTATGAATGCGGAAATCAGATTTGCCCATCGGGAAACGTCCCGGATAGACCTGCACTTTCTTGCCGTTTTCAATCTCAAAGCCTTCGGTAAATTTCAGCGAGCGAATCTCCGCCAGCGTGAAGTCGATGGCGTAATAGCGCCCGTCTTTACGGGCGCGATCCGGGAAACGTTCGGCCACATCTGTCACACGGTCAAGATAGTGGTCATGCAGGACAACCAGTTGGTCGTCCTTCGTCATCACCAGATCCTGCTCCAGGTAATCCGCGCCCTGCGCATAGGCCATCGCTTTCGCCGGCAGCGTGTGTTCCGGCAGGTAACCGCTCGCGCCACGGTGGGCAATAACAATCTTATCGGCTGCCAGTGCGGAGCCTGTTATCAGACCGGCCAGCAACAGGCCGGTCGCAAGTTGCGTCAATTTCATCGTAATATTCCTTATCGACGACGCGCCAGCACTTCAGCGTGGTGACGTTTTTCACCAATCATCACAACAATCAGCAGCAGTACAGCCAGCACGCTACCGCCAATCATCACCATAAAGCCGCCATCCCAGCCGAAGAAGTCAACGGTATAGCCCACAATGGCGCTCGCCGCGACCGAGCCGCCCAGATAACCAAACAGCCCGGTAAAGCCTGCTGCCGTCCCTGCCGCTTTTTTCGGTGCCAGCTCCAGCGCGTGAAGGCCAATCAGCATCACCGGGCCATAAATCAGGAAGCCAATTACGATCATACAGGCCATATCCACACCCGGGTTGCCCGGCGGGTTGAGCCAGTAAACCACGGTAGCGATGGTCACCAGGGTCATAAAGAACACGCCCGTGGCACCACGGTTGCCTCTGAACACTTTGTCCGACATCCACCCACACAGCAGCGTGCCTGGGATCCCGGCATATTCATACAGGAAGTAAGCCCAGGAAGATTTATCCAGCGCGAAGTGCTTAACCTCTTTCAGGTAAGTTGGCGACCAGTCGAGGATGCCGTAACGCAGCAGGTAGACAAACACGTTCGCCACTGCGATGTACCACAGCAGTTTATTGGGCAGCACATACTTCATGAAGATCTGTTTCGCCGTCAGCTCTTCTTCGTGTTGCTCGCTGTAATCATCCGGGTAGTCATTTTTATACTCTTCAATCGCTGGCAGACCGCAGGACTGCGGCGTATCGCGCATCAGCGCGAAGGCAAAAATGGCTACCACAATTGCGCCAAAGGCAGGCATGTAGAGCGCGGCTTTCCAGTCGTTGAACCAGGCCATCCCCAGCAGGAACAGCAGCGGCGGAATACCGCCACCCACGTTATGCGCACAGTTCCACACCGACACGATGCCGCCACGTTCTTTCTGCGACCACCAGTGCACCATGGTACGTCCGCACGGCGGCCACCCCATCCCCTGGAACCAGCCGCACAGGAACAGCAGCACAAACATAACGGCAATGCTCGACGTCGCCCATGGCACAAAGCCCATAAACAACATCACTGCGGCCGCCAGAATCAGACCGGCAGGCAAGAAAACGCGCGGATTCGAACGATCCGACACCGACCCCATAATGAATTTAGAAAAACCGTAGGCAATTGAAATCCCGGACAGCGCGAACCCCAGGTCACCGCGCGAGAAGCCCTGCTCTACCAGATACGGCATGGCGAGCGCAAAGTTCTTACGTACCAGATAGTAAGCCGCGTACCCGAAGAAAATCCCGAGGAAGATTTGCCAACGCAGGCGACGGTAAAGCGGATCGATTTCTGCCTCTGGCAGACGCGCCCGATGCGGGGCAGGTTTGAAGATACTGAGCATGATAGCCTCCGTGGCCGTATTTGAATTTTCAGAGGGTTATCTACCCCCTAACTCCAGAGAGGCGGCGATGTTAAAAAATCACAGTGATTGTTACTGTGAAACAACGCACAGATTGTTACATAAATATGACAGGATGCGCAAAAAGGCGCATGAAATCACGTTTCACTTTCGATTCTTGCTCGATTATGTTCGAAATCAAACAAACCACAGAATTGATGTGGCTAAATGGTAAAAAAACGAACATGAGGGAAGACAATGACAATTCACGATCCCCGCTATAGCGATGTGATTATCATTGGCGGTGGGGCAACAGGTGCAGGTATCGCACGCGACTGCGCCCTGCGAGGGTTAAATGTGACGCTACTCGAGCGTCACGATATCGCAACGGGCGCAACCGGGCGTAATCATGGTTTGCTGCACAGCGGCGCGCGGTATGCCGTCACAGACGGTGAATCTGCGCGCGAGTGTATTGCCGAAAACCAGATCCTCAAACGCATCGCCCGCCACTGTATTGAACCGACCGATGGCCTGTTCATCACCCTTCCCGAAGATGATCTCGCGTTCCAGCACACCTTTCTTACGGCCTGTACTGCCGCGGGTATTCGCGCCGAAGCGATAGATCCCGCCATGGCGCGTCGCCTTGAGCCTTCTGTAAACCCGGCGCTGATGGGTGCTGTTAAAGTCCCCGACGGCACCGTGGATCCGTTTCGTCTCACGGCCGCCAATATGCTGGATGCCCGTGAGCATGGCGCCCGCATCCTGACCGGACATGAAGTCACTGGCCTTATCCGCAAGGGAGATAGCGTGTGCGGCGTGCGGGTGTTTGACCCGCAATATAATGAATACAGCGAACTGTATGCTCCCGTGGTGGTCAATGCGGCGGGGATCTGGGGGCAGCGCATTGCAGAATATGCCGACTTATCCATCCGCATGTTCCCGGCCAAAGGCTCGCTGCTGATCCTCGATCACCGCATCAATAACCATGTCATTAACCGCTGCCGTAAACCGTCTGACGCCGATATTCTGGTGCCGGGTGACACAATCTCGTTGATTGGCACCACCTCAACCCACGTTGACTACAGCGAGATTGATTACAACCGGGTGACCGCCGAAGAGGTCGATATTCTGCTGCGCGAAGGAGAAAAACTGGCCCCGGTAATGGCCCGCACTCGTATTCTTCGTGCTTATGCTGGTGTACGCCCACTGGTTGCCAGTGATAACGACCCCAGCGGTCGTAACGTCAGCCGTGGCATTGTGCTGCTCGATCACGCACAGCGCGACGGCATGGAAGGCTTTATTACCATCACCGGCGGTAAACTGATGACCTACCGTCTGATGGCGCAGTGGGCCACAGACGCCGTGTGTCGCAAACTGGGCAATACTGAGCTCTGCGTTACCGCAGAGAGGCCCCTCCCTGGATCACAGCAATCCACCGAAAAAACGCTGCAAAAAATCATCTCATTGCCCGCGCCACTGCGTGGGTCTGCGGTCTATCGCCACGGTGACCGGACACCAGCGTGGCTCGGTGAGGGGCGACTTAGCCGAAGCCTGGTGTGCGAGTGCGAGGCGGTGACCGCTGGTGAAGTGCAGTACGCGGTTGAAAACCTGACGGTGAATAACCTGCTCGATTTACGCCGCCGCACGCGCGTCGGCATGGGGACCTGTCAGGGCGAGCTTTGCGCCTGCCGCGCGGCCGGGCTGCTGCAACGTTTTCACGCCACCACCTCAACCCGGTCGCTTGCTCAGCTCAGCGATTTTTTAAACGAACGCTGGAAAGGCATTCAGCCTGTTGCCTGGGGCGATGCCCTGCGCGAAAGCGAATTCACCCGCTGGGTCTACCAAGGGCTTTGCGGTCTGGAGAAGGAACAACACGATGAAATTTGATACGGTTATCGTTGGCGGCGGGCTGGCAGGTGTGCTTTGCGGTATCCGGCTGACACAGCAGGGCCTGCGCTGTGCGATTATTACTCGCGGCCAAAGTGCCCTGCACTTCTCTTCAGGCTCTCTGGATCTGCTGGGCGCGTTGCCTGACGGCTCGCTGGTCCACACGCCGCTAAAAGCCCTCGACAATCTGCCGCCTGAACACCCTTACACCCTGATTGGCGCGCAAAATGTTGCCCGTTTTGCCCATCAAACCGAAACCCTGCTGGCGGCTTGCGGCGCGCGCTTACAGGGCAGCGCCCAGCTCAACCATCAGCGGGTGACACCGCTCGGCACGCTGCGTAGTGCCTGGCTTAGCCCGGAAGAGGTTCCCGTCGCGCCATTCAAAGCCAGACACGTGCTGGTGGTGGGTATCAGCGGTTTTCTCGATTTCCAGCCGCATCTTGCTGCGGCCTCGCTTAACCAGCAGGGTATCAGCGCCGACACGGCGGAAATCGAGCTGCCCGAACTGGATGTTCTGCGGGAAAACCCGAGCGAATTTCGGGCGGTCAACATCGCCAGGCTGCTTGATAACGAAGACAAATGGCCGCTGCTGTTTGAAGCGCTTAAACCCCTCAGCGAAAAATACGACACTCTGTTTATGCCCGCCTGCTTTGGCTTAACGGACAACCGGCTCTGGCGCTGGCTGTCGGACCGTCTCCCATGCTCTGTTGGTTTACTTCCCACACTGCCTCCGTCCGTGCCTGGCATTCGTTTGCATAACCAGTTGCAACGCCAGTTCATCGCCCAGGGCGGTATCTGGATGGCGGGAGATGAGGTGAAAAATATCACCCTGAAAGACGGCGCAGTCAGTGAAGTCTGGACCCGAAACCATGCTGATATTCCCCTGCGCACCCGTTTTGCCGTACTCGCCAGCGGGAGTTTCTTCAGCAATGGGCTGTTAAGCAGCCGCACTGGCATCCGCGAAGCCATTCTGGGGCTGGATGTCCGGCAAAGCACGTCCCGTGCCGACTGGTACCAGAGCGATTTCTTCACTCCACAGCCCTGGCAGCAGTTCGGCGTCATTGTCGATAACACCCTGCGCCCGCAGTTGTCAGGCGCGTCCATCGATAATCTCTACGCCATCGGTTCCATTCTGGGCGGATACGATCCCATCGCCCAGGGCTGTGGCGGCGGTGTTTGTGCCATTACGGCGCTCAGTGTTGCAGAACAGATTTGCCAGCGCGCGGAGGCGGAACAATGAACGACACCCATTTTGAAAGCTGCATTAAATGTACGGTCTGCACCACGGTTTGCCCGGTAAGCGGCGTTAACCCTGCCTATCCGGGGCCAAAACAGGCCGGGCCGGACGGTGAACGCCTGCGCCTGAAAGATGGCGCGCTGTACGATGAAGCGCTGAAGTACTGTATCAACTGCAAACGCTGTGAAGTGGCCTGCCCGTCAGATGTCAACATTGGCGACATCATTCAGCGGGCGCGGGCGCGCTACAGCCGGCAAAAGCCGACGCTGCGCGATGCCATTCTCAGCCATACCGACCTGATGGGCAGTGTCTCAACGCCTTTCGCTCCGCTGGTAAATGTCGCCACATCGCTCAAACCGGTGCGCCAGCTGCTGGATGCCACGCTTAAGATCGATCACCATCGTAGCCTGCCAAAGTATTCCCACGGCACTTTCCGGCGATGGTACAAATCCGTGGCGGCAAAACAGGCGCAGTTTGCCGATCAGGTGGCCTTC encodes:
- the glpA gene encoding anaerobic glycerol-3-phosphate dehydrogenase subunit A; translated protein: MTIHDPRYSDVIIIGGGATGAGIARDCALRGLNVTLLERHDIATGATGRNHGLLHSGARYAVTDGESARECIAENQILKRIARHCIEPTDGLFITLPEDDLAFQHTFLTACTAAGIRAEAIDPAMARRLEPSVNPALMGAVKVPDGTVDPFRLTAANMLDAREHGARILTGHEVTGLIRKGDSVCGVRVFDPQYNEYSELYAPVVVNAAGIWGQRIAEYADLSIRMFPAKGSLLILDHRINNHVINRCRKPSDADILVPGDTISLIGTTSTHVDYSEIDYNRVTAEEVDILLREGEKLAPVMARTRILRAYAGVRPLVASDNDPSGRNVSRGIVLLDHAQRDGMEGFITITGGKLMTYRLMAQWATDAVCRKLGNTELCVTAERPLPGSQQSTEKTLQKIISLPAPLRGSAVYRHGDRTPAWLGEGRLSRSLVCECEAVTAGEVQYAVENLTVNNLLDLRRRTRVGMGTCQGELCACRAAGLLQRFHATTSTRSLAQLSDFLNERWKGIQPVAWGDALRESEFTRWVYQGLCGLEKEQHDEI
- the glpQ gene encoding glycerophosphodiester phosphodiesterase, translating into MKLTQLATGLLLAGLITGSALAADKIVIAHRGASGYLPEHTLPAKAMAYAQGADYLEQDLVMTKDDQLVVLHDHYLDRVTDVAERFPDRARKDGRYYAIDFTLAEIRSLKFTEGFEIENGKKVQVYPGRFPMGKSDFRIHTFEEEIEFVQGLNHSTGKNIGIYPEIKAPWFHHQEGKDIAARTLEVLKKYGYTSKQDKVYLQCFDAAELKRIKTELEPKMGMNLNLVQLIAYTDWNETQEKQPDGKWVNYNYDWMFKPGAMKQIAQYADGIGPDYHMLVAEGSTPGHVKLTAMVKEAHASKMQVHPYTVRADQLPEYATDVNQLYDVLYNQAGVDGLFTDFPDKAVTFLK
- the glpT gene encoding glycerol-3-phosphate transporter, whose product is MLSIFKPAPHRARLPEAEIDPLYRRLRWQIFLGIFFGYAAYYLVRKNFALAMPYLVEQGFSRGDLGFALSGISIAYGFSKFIMGSVSDRSNPRVFLPAGLILAAAVMLFMGFVPWATSSIAVMFVLLFLCGWFQGMGWPPCGRTMVHWWSQKERGGIVSVWNCAHNVGGGIPPLLFLLGMAWFNDWKAALYMPAFGAIVVAIFAFALMRDTPQSCGLPAIEEYKNDYPDDYSEQHEEELTAKQIFMKYVLPNKLLWYIAVANVFVYLLRYGILDWSPTYLKEVKHFALDKSSWAYFLYEYAGIPGTLLCGWMSDKVFRGNRGATGVFFMTLVTIATVVYWLNPPGNPGVDMACMIVIGFLIYGPVMLIGLHALELAPKKAAGTAAGFTGLFGYLGGSVAASAIVGYTVDFFGWDGGFMVMIGGSVLAVLLLIVVMIGEKRHHAEVLARRR
- the yfaE gene encoding class I ribonucleotide reductase maintenance protein YfaE, with amino-acid sequence MTRVTLSLSGTEVLCQEEHPSLLVALEAHQVEVEYQCRAGYCGSCRCRLVAGQVDWLTEPLAFINEGEILPCCCRAKGDIEIEM
- the nrdB gene encoding class Ia ribonucleoside-diphosphate reductase subunit beta; the encoded protein is MAYTTFSQTKNDQLKEPMFFGQPVNVARYDQQKYDIFEKLIEKQLSFFWRPEEVDVSRDRIDFQALPDHEKHIFLSNLKYQTLLDSIQGRSPNVALLPLISIPELETWVETWAFSETIHSRSYTHIIRNIVNDPAVVFDDIVTNEQIQKRAEGIAHYYDELIEMTSYWHLLGEGTHNVNGKTITVNLRALKKQLYLCLMSVNALEAIRFYVSFACSFAFAERKLMEGNAKIIRLIARDEALHLTGTQHMLNLLRSGADDPEMAEIAEECKQECYDLFVLAAQQEKEWADYLFRDGSMIGLNKDILCQYVEYITNIRMQAVGLDLPFQTRSNPIPWINTWLVSDNVQVAPQEVEVSSYLVGQIDAEVDTDDLSNFQL